The following proteins come from a genomic window of Aequorivita marisscotiae:
- a CDS encoding T9SS type A sorting domain-containing protein — translation MKKTTLLLSCFVAFTGLVNSQSIADLPNVINNPQRTAPAPAAYFNNTNAVPMAEAVAGMTSTSFDPNQRIPFTGTYGDPNNNATAALVYDNGLVYNIPGPPMVSMLQDASLGMSTYGFGAQFGSSNSMADDMVLTGDFDITSIDVYAYQTGSAPPTIDAVYLQVWDGDPSGGGASVIWGDLTTNILDNTVTSDAFRQLESAPGDTSREIQLVKANTAGLSLTAGTYWIEYSFGGTGASGPWAPPIVITGDPTTGNALQNLAGVYGPAMDGGSGTPQGMPFQVYGDPIGGGGGACQEENPNDGTFENGFNCSSASAFMTANDVTVAAGEDFELTNITASIFANGGITNVDVNYYDDAAGLPGNLIGSQASATIDNQTVIGNNFGFDVNEIELTVTPFTFAGQAGSPTTYWVELSVTDGGATGSVFWVVTSSTMVGNPSAQFDAAWGIPDPLMDGVYIWEGNCNPLGVSDNALAGFSYYPNPVTDVLSLKAASNIEAVSIYNLLGQEVLRSEVGATTSDINLSGIATGAYVLKVTVNGQTGTYKILKN, via the coding sequence ATGAAAAAAACTACTCTATTACTATCATGCTTTGTAGCATTTACAGGGCTTGTAAATTCGCAATCAATTGCGGATTTACCAAACGTGATTAACAATCCACAACGTACCGCTCCAGCTCCAGCTGCGTATTTTAACAATACGAACGCAGTACCTATGGCGGAAGCTGTTGCAGGAATGACTTCAACTTCTTTTGATCCTAACCAACGGATTCCTTTTACTGGTACTTATGGCGATCCTAATAATAATGCAACCGCGGCTTTAGTTTATGATAACGGTCTGGTATATAATATCCCAGGACCACCTATGGTAAGTATGTTGCAAGATGCTTCATTAGGAATGTCAACTTATGGTTTTGGGGCACAATTTGGAAGCTCTAATAGTATGGCCGACGATATGGTATTAACAGGAGATTTCGATATAACTTCAATAGATGTATATGCATATCAAACTGGTTCAGCACCTCCAACTATCGATGCAGTTTATCTTCAAGTTTGGGATGGTGACCCGAGTGGCGGTGGAGCTTCAGTTATTTGGGGCGACTTAACAACAAATATTCTAGACAATACGGTTACTTCTGATGCATTTAGACAATTAGAAAGTGCGCCTGGTGATACATCTAGAGAAATTCAATTAGTTAAAGCAAATACTGCTGGACTTTCATTAACCGCAGGAACCTATTGGATAGAATATTCCTTCGGAGGTACAGGAGCTTCTGGACCTTGGGCTCCGCCTATAGTAATTACGGGAGACCCAACTACAGGAAACGCACTGCAAAACCTGGCAGGTGTTTATGGACCTGCTATGGATGGTGGTTCTGGAACACCTCAAGGTATGCCTTTCCAGGTTTACGGTGATCCTATTGGTGGTGGCGGTGGCGCTTGCCAAGAGGAGAATCCTAACGACGGTACTTTCGAAAATGGCTTTAACTGCTCTTCTGCATCTGCATTTATGACCGCTAACGACGTAACTGTTGCCGCAGGCGAAGATTTTGAACTAACCAACATTACAGCAAGTATCTTTGCAAACGGTGGTATTACCAACGTAGATGTAAACTATTACGACGATGCTGCTGGTCTTCCAGGAAACCTTATTGGTTCTCAGGCTTCAGCTACGATAGACAACCAAACGGTTATTGGTAACAACTTTGGTTTTGACGTTAACGAGATTGAATTGACCGTTACACCATTTACCTTTGCAGGTCAGGCAGGATCACCTACTACTTACTGGGTTGAACTTTCGGTTACCGATGGTGGTGCAACTGGTAGTGTATTCTGGGTAGTTACCTCTTCTACTATGGTAGGTAATCCTAGTGCTCAGTTTGATGCAGCATGGGGCATTCCAGATCCATTAATGGACGGTGTTTACATCTGGGAAGGAAACTGTAATCCTTTAGGAGTTAGCGATAACGCACTTGCAGGATTCTCTTACTATCCAAACCCAGTTACCGATGTACTTTCATTAAAAGCAGCAAGTAATATAGAAGCGGTTTCTATCTACAACCTATTAGGACAGGAAGTATTGCGTTCCGAAGTTGGTGCTACTACTTCAGATATCAACCTTTCTGGTATTGCTACCGGAGCCTACGTATTAAAGGTTACCGTAAACGGCCAGACTGGAACATACAAGATTTTGAAAAACTAA
- a CDS encoding GEVED domain-containing protein — MKKFTMLILLLVFSVSYSYGQQPMIKTNGTDNPIHFNQQQKNQAVTPSNVSVSPSDASVQKKGVNNPVVYKNQTTNPQVLNLPQGNRSNHNAQISSEGANNPISGMRNGSSYSPLFLSIEARDQAELLAAEQEGVNTNLNYTPVVQNRGPLSDIIPTAGATETFAVVPGDFFYDPSDGATGGPGGDCSTTSSGNTGDYPNCNCDTVTTLTGAGLSVEFLSFRVFGTFDYLNIYDGPDTSSPQIYDSNLNTDTDELAGMIAANGSAVFTSTTGALTFEFHATGVVNTCGWEVEVLSGGGGAFPAPYCGPLEFNSGVEPITLVEVAGISNVSDPVIDGSPAHEDFTAIVGDMEEGMSYPIALEGNTGGGFTNSFTVFIDWNQDGIMDNASERYEIGTITGSTGTDGQQATNNILVPAGVTAGTTRMRVIKKFLASYAPDSCTPGSGFGQAEDYSINVTAGGGGGGVCSEENPNDGTFENGFNCSSTSAFMTANDVTVAADTDFTLSNITASIFANGGIANVDVNYYANAGGLPGALIGSEASVTIDNQAVIGSNFGFDVNEVEMSVTPFVFAGQAGVPTTYWIELSVTDGGATGSVFWVVTSSSMVGLPSAQFDAVWGIPDPLMDGVYIWEGNCAPIGGGGGVCSEENPNDFTFENGFNCSSASAFMTANDVTVAADTDFTLSNITASIFANGGIANVDVNYYANAGGLPGALIGSEASVTIDSQAVIGSNFGFDVNEVEMSVTPFVFAGQAGVPTTYWIELSVTDGGATGSVFWVVTSSTMVGLPSAQFDAVWGIPDPLMDGVYIWEGTCDPIGGGGGVCSEENPNDFTFENGFNCSSASAFMTANDVTVAADTDFTLSNITASIFANGGIANVDVNYYANAGGLPGALIGSEASVTIDSQAVIGTNFGFDVNEVEMSVTPFVFAGQAGVPTTYWIELSVTDGGATGSVFWVVTSSSMVGLPSAQFDAAWGIPDPLMDGVYIWEGTCDPIGGGATYDDCAGAIALSCGDSVVGETLTATDSGGNSAPDVFYKFTGTGTPQLVTISLCGGGTDYDSALRIFDDCDLLNELAFNDDSCGLQSEVSFASDGTSTYYIMVEGFGSSSGNFSLDVSCQDPLPNDDCGGAIAMTCGETVTGSTVGATTDTGAPACGPAITSPGVWYSFNDNSGLPGDITVSLCNGTDFDSKLSIYSGDCSALVCVDGNDDSCGLQSEVTFASDGNTQYYILVHSFGGATGNYTLDVTCMPTPPPNDMIANSIDVDEIGFPYTDPAVAMPAATTENGNPQGCDLTGANGVWYNFVSAGDGQANAMIVTPGGASSVTFYTAPDENATETDLVLVPQNTNQCVPGTSASIYTLAGQAYYVFVLNTGAITDIKIDGTNLGVSDNTIAGFSYYPNPTKGVLNLQSVENIDHVSLYNLLGQLVVDNRVDATSSQIDISGLSTGTYLMKVTVNGETGTYKVLKD; from the coding sequence ATGAAAAAATTTACAATGTTAATTTTATTACTGGTGTTCTCGGTCAGCTATAGCTATGGCCAACAACCAATGATAAAAACGAATGGGACCGATAATCCTATTCATTTCAATCAACAGCAAAAAAATCAAGCTGTCACGCCTTCAAACGTTTCCGTCAGTCCTTCTGACGCTAGTGTTCAGAAAAAGGGGGTAAACAACCCCGTTGTTTACAAAAATCAAACCACTAATCCTCAAGTTTTAAACTTGCCACAAGGAAATCGCTCTAATCACAATGCTCAGATTAGTAGTGAAGGTGCTAATAACCCAATTTCTGGAATGCGAAACGGGTCGAGCTATTCACCTTTATTCTTATCTATAGAGGCTAGAGATCAAGCGGAGCTTTTAGCTGCTGAACAAGAAGGTGTTAATACTAATTTGAATTACACACCAGTGGTTCAAAATAGAGGCCCGCTTTCAGATATTATACCAACAGCGGGGGCAACCGAAACTTTCGCAGTAGTTCCCGGCGATTTCTTTTACGATCCATCAGACGGTGCTACAGGAGGACCGGGAGGTGATTGTTCTACAACTTCTTCTGGAAACACCGGAGATTATCCTAACTGTAATTGTGATACTGTTACAACATTAACTGGGGCAGGATTGTCTGTAGAATTTCTATCATTTAGAGTATTCGGAACTTTCGATTACCTAAATATTTACGATGGGCCAGACACTAGTTCTCCACAAATTTACGACAGTAATTTAAATACTGATACAGATGAGCTTGCAGGAATGATTGCCGCAAATGGTTCAGCTGTTTTTACTTCTACCACAGGAGCGTTAACTTTTGAATTTCATGCAACTGGAGTAGTAAATACTTGTGGTTGGGAAGTTGAGGTGCTCTCTGGTGGCGGTGGGGCGTTCCCAGCGCCATATTGTGGGCCGCTTGAGTTTAACTCAGGAGTCGAGCCTATAACATTAGTAGAGGTTGCGGGTATAAGCAATGTAAGTGATCCTGTTATAGATGGTTCACCAGCCCACGAAGATTTTACGGCAATTGTAGGCGATATGGAAGAAGGGATGTCTTACCCTATTGCTTTGGAAGGTAATACTGGTGGAGGTTTTACAAATAGCTTCACTGTGTTTATAGACTGGAACCAAGACGGAATTATGGATAACGCAAGCGAACGTTATGAAATAGGAACAATAACCGGTTCTACAGGTACAGATGGCCAACAGGCTACTAATAACATTTTAGTTCCAGCTGGTGTTACCGCGGGCACAACTAGAATGCGTGTTATTAAAAAATTCTTGGCTTCCTATGCTCCAGATTCCTGTACTCCTGGTTCTGGCTTTGGTCAAGCAGAGGATTATAGTATCAATGTTACTGCAGGCGGTGGCGGCGGTGGAGTTTGTTCTGAAGAGAATCCAAACGATGGTACTTTCGAGAACGGTTTTAACTGTTCATCAACCTCAGCGTTTATGACAGCTAACGATGTAACTGTTGCTGCAGATACAGACTTCACATTAAGTAATATAACTGCGAGCATCTTCGCCAACGGCGGAATTGCTAACGTAGACGTTAATTATTACGCCAATGCTGGAGGACTTCCTGGAGCTTTAATAGGTTCTGAAGCTTCTGTTACTATCGATAACCAAGCGGTTATTGGCAGCAACTTTGGTTTTGATGTAAACGAAGTTGAAATGTCTGTTACTCCATTTGTTTTCGCAGGACAAGCTGGTGTTCCTACCACATACTGGATTGAACTTTCAGTTACTGATGGTGGTGCAACTGGCAGTGTATTCTGGGTAGTTACTTCATCAAGTATGGTAGGGCTTCCAAGTGCACAGTTTGATGCAGTTTGGGGAATTCCAGATCCACTTATGGACGGTGTTTATATTTGGGAAGGAAATTGCGCGCCAATAGGCGGCGGTGGCGGAGTTTGTTCTGAAGAGAATCCAAACGATTTCACCTTTGAGAACGGCTTTAACTGTTCTTCAGCCTCAGCGTTTATGACTGCTAACGACGTAACTGTTGCTGCAGATACAGACTTCACGTTAAGTAATATAACTGCCAGTATTTTCGCCAATGGCGGAATTGCAAATGTAGATGTAAACTACTATGCCAACGCGGGAGGTCTTCCTGGAGCTTTAATAGGTTCTGAAGCCTCTGTTACTATCGATAGCCAAGCGGTTATTGGCAGCAACTTTGGTTTTGATGTAAATGAAGTTGAAATGTCTGTTACTCCATTTGTTTTCGCAGGACAAGCTGGTGTTCCTACCACATACTGGATTGAACTTTCGGTTACCGATGGTGGTGCAACCGGCAGTGTATTCTGGGTAGTTACCTCTTCAACAATGGTAGGACTTCCAAGTGCTCAGTTTGATGCAGTTTGGGGTATTCCAGATCCACTGATGGACGGTGTTTATATTTGGGAAGGAACTTGCGACCCCATTGGAGGCGGTGGCGGAGTTTGTTCTGAAGAGAATCCAAACGATTTCACTTTCGAGAACGGTTTTAACTGTTCATCAGCTTCAGCATTTATGACTGCTAATGACGTAACTGTTGCTGCCGATACAGATTTCACATTAAGTAACATTACAGCCAGTATTTTCGCCAATGGCGGAATTGCAAATGTAGATGTTAACTACTATGCTAACGCGGGAGGTCTTCCTGGAGCCTTAATAGGTTCTGAAGCCTCTGTTACTATCGATAGCCAAGCGGTTATTGGCACTAACTTTGGTTTTGATGTAAATGAAGTTGAAATGTCTGTTACTCCATTTGTCTTCGCAGGACAAGCTGGTGTTCCTACCACATACTGGATTGAACTCTCGGTTACCGATGGTGGTGCAACCGGCAGTGTATTCTGGGTAGTTACTTCATCAAGTATGGTAGGACTTCCAAGTGCACAATTTGATGCAGCTTGGGGAATTCCAGATCCACTGATGGACGGTGTTTATATTTGGGAGGGAACTTGCGACCCCATTGGAGGTGGAGCAACCTACGATGATTGCGCTGGAGCGATCGCCCTATCTTGTGGCGACAGTGTTGTAGGTGAGACCCTAACCGCGACGGATTCTGGCGGTAACTCCGCACCGGATGTGTTCTATAAGTTCACGGGTACAGGCACCCCTCAATTGGTTACTATTTCGCTTTGCGGCGGCGGTACGGATTATGACTCTGCCTTGCGCATATTTGACGATTGTGATCTTTTAAACGAACTAGCTTTTAACGATGATTCTTGTGGCCTACAGAGTGAGGTTAGCTTTGCTTCAGACGGCACCTCTACCTATTATATTATGGTGGAAGGATTTGGTTCTAGTTCAGGTAACTTTAGCCTAGACGTTAGCTGTCAGGATCCCTTGCCAAACGATGATTGTGGCGGTGCTATCGCCATGACTTGTGGTGAAACTGTAACAGGTTCAACTGTTGGTGCAACGACCGATACTGGCGCTCCTGCTTGTGGTCCCGCAATCACTTCACCAGGTGTTTGGTATTCATTTAACGACAACAGTGGATTGCCGGGAGATATTACGGTATCGCTTTGTAACGGCACGGACTTTGACTCTAAGCTTTCTATTTACAGTGGCGATTGTAGTGCGTTAGTTTGTGTTGATGGGAACGATGATTCTTGTGGTCTGCAATCTGAAGTTACTTTCGCAAGTGACGGAAATACGCAGTACTATATACTTGTTCACAGTTTTGGTGGTGCGACCGGCAACTATACATTGGATGTAACCTGTATGCCGACCCCCCCACCGAACGATATGATCGCCAACTCTATCGATGTTGATGAGATTGGTTTCCCATATACGGACCCAGCAGTTGCGATGCCAGCCGCCACCACGGAGAATGGCAATCCACAGGGTTGTGATCTTACGGGTGCCAACGGTGTATGGTACAATTTTGTGTCTGCCGGCGATGGCCAGGCCAATGCAATGATCGTTACCCCTGGCGGTGCTAGTTCGGTTACTTTCTATACCGCACCGGATGAGAACGCTACCGAGACCGATCTTGTTCTGGTACCACAGAACACCAACCAGTGCGTACCTGGCACCTCTGCATCTATTTATACACTTGCAGGGCAGGCATACTATGTGTTCGTGCTGAACACCGGTGCCATTACGGACATTAAGATAGATGGCACTAACCTTGGTGTTTCGGACAACACCATTGCCGGTTTCAGTTATTACCCGAACCCGACCAAGGGTGTATTGAACCTACAAAGTGTAGAGAATATCGATCACGTATCGTTGTACAATCTTTTGGGGCAGCTAGTGGTGGACAACCGCGTTGATGCTACCTCATCACAGATAGACATTTCCGGTCTAAGTACGGGCACTTACCTGATGAAGGTAACGGTGAACGGAGAGACGGGAACCTATAAGGTGCTGAAGGACTAA